In Aedes albopictus strain Foshan chromosome 3, AalbF5, whole genome shotgun sequence, the following are encoded in one genomic region:
- the LOC109413135 gene encoding E3 ubiquitin-protein ligase SMURF2 (The sequence of the model RefSeq protein was modified relative to this genomic sequence to represent the inferred CDS: added 94 bases not found in genome assembly), whose translation MNKLEYSRRNGTQKIRITILCARNLARKDLFRLPDPFAKIHVDGTAQEYKTEICKASLEPKWNTHYDLYLGKNDNITISIWNQRKVQKRQGSGFLGCVRIVSSTIQRLKDTGYQRLELCKASHDDPDPVKGQIIVSLMSRDGTTGGTPLAIVGPAGDVRGPDDDEEILKDELPAGWEERLTQTNRVYYVNHVTKTTQWDRPTEPAGSLPPALSNGSSNNSSADSIPPGPSKSATNNSINSIQSSDSSSRRHSTEIMLNNSNNKENCNVSKDRPKDVENGSTGITNGAMIGPGNGGGVGRRDAKSPARIRDDSMLITPSSSTSPLSENNSPVTPKSATELSTPRSQGATRDPQLLTGLPSAIGSLSIDPSTVRSPQSNGIVPNAHSTPTSNGSSSNNTSSNNSNVANVSACAGGSFSILNNSSTSNVSNGVLMNGSIVSNSSSVANNTPTHADRDNTSNTSMSSQQPPVPSFLPASANLHNGSSRTADGHHMEAPPGPGRSQPQPQQPALNSTTDGSREPSAHRTRRSSRNTDESSSRRRPSRTTRPSPVMPPPQVRGSAPVIRPAVDLPPGYEMRTTQQGQVYFYHIPTKMSTWHDPRIPRDFDTQNIAPETLGPLPHGWEQRKTASGRVYFVDHNNRTTQFTDPRLNGHILQIIRKQAQPPAGQSTSAGGSATAGCSSTNQVVATAISYLSGAGPQVSNGALGAVAGSSRLMMPPEATASGSNGLSVEPTPHRVPPNNIPDLPQGLLDGAESLPKYRRDLVGKIRSLRVELQALQPQSGHCRLEVSRQEIFEESYRLIMKMRPRDMRKRLMVKFRGEEGLDYGGVAREWLHLLSREMLNPQYGLFQYSGDDRYSLQINPDSGINPDHLSYFHFVGRILGIAVFHNHVLDGGFTLPFYKQLLNKPITLNDIEDVDPELHRSLTWMLENNINGVIDSTFSVENNSFGALKVHELKPNGASVQVTEDNKREYVKLYVNYRFMRGIEQQFLALSKGFGELIPSQLLRPFEERELELVIGGISKIDVNDWKTHTRLKQCTPETPQIIWFWQIVESYSPEMRAQLLQFVTGSCRVPLQGFRALQGSTGAVGPRLFTIHLTADAPIQNLPKAHTCFNRIDLPMYDSYQLMYDKLTQAVEETCGFAVE comes from the exons GACTGCCGGACCCTTTCGCGAAAATTCACGTTGATGGTACCGCACAAGAGTACAAGACGGAAATATGCAAAGCATCGCTGGAGCCGAAATGGAATACCCATTACGATCTGTACCTGGGAAAGAACGATAACATCACGATATCCATCTGGAACCAACGCAAGGTGCAGAAACGCCAGGGTTCCGGTTTCCTGGGTTGCGTTCGGATCGTATCCAGCACAATTCAAAGGCTCAAAGATACGGGAT ACCAACGACTAGAGCTGTGCAAAGCCTCGCACGATGATCCGGATCCGGTAAAAGGCCAAATTATCGTATCGCTCATGTCCCGAGATGGTACCACTGGCGGTACCCCGTTAGCTATCGTTGGTCCAGCGGGTGACGTACGGGGGCCAGATGAcgatgaggaaattctgaaggatgaaCTACCCGCTGGTTGGGAGGAACGTCTGACGCAGACTAATCGGGTGTACTATGTGAACCACGTCACTAAAACAACACAGTGGGACCGACCAACGGAACCAGCCGGTTCGCTACCGCCGGCTTTAAGTAACGGTAGCAGTAATAATAGTAGTGCCGACTCAATTCCACCCGGTCCGTCGAAATCGGCCACTAATAATAGTATCAATAGTATTCAATCCAGTGACTCCAGCAGTCGAAGGCACTCGACGGAGATAATGCTCAACAACTCCAATAACAAGGAAAATTGCAATGTATCCAAGGATCGGCCGAAAGATGTGGAAAACGGTAGTACAGGTATAACCAATGGTGCAATGATTGGACCAGGCAATGGAGGTGGGGTTGGTAGACGTGACGCTAAAAGTCCCGCTCGGATACGGGACGACAGCATGTTGATAACTCCTAGTTCCAGTACTAGCCCGTTGAGCGAGAACAATAGCCCAGTGACACCGAAATCTGCAACTGAACTATCAACGCCACGGAGCCAAGGAGCAACCAG GGATCCACAGTTGCTGACGGGATTGCCAAGTGCAATAGGTTCACTGTCAATTGATCCGTCCACAGTACGTTCACCCCAATCGAATGGCATTGTTCCAAATGCGCACAGCACGCCCACTTCTAACGGCAGCAGTAGCAACAACACCAGTAGTAACAACAGCAACGTTGCAAACGTTTCTGCATGTGCAGGGGGAAGCTTTTCAATATTGAACAATTCCAGTACTAGCAATGTCAGCAACGGAGTCTTGATGAACGGCTCGATTGTCAGCAACAGTAGTTCTGTTGCAAACAACACACCGACCCATGCTGATCGAGACAACACAAGCAACACCTCGATGTCGTCCCAGCAGCCGCCAGTGCCTTCGTTTTTGCCCGCATCAGCCAATCTCCACAACGGTAGCAGTCGAACGGCGGATGGACATCACATGGAAGCGCCACCGGGGCCGGGAAGATCACAGCCTCAACCCCAACAGCCAGCTCTCAACAGCACAACCGACGGAAGTCGGGAACCATCGGCGCACAGAACGCGTCGCTCGTCGCGCAACACGGACGAATCTTCTTCGCGTAGACGGCCATCTCGAACGACACGACCGTCACCGGTAATGCCGCCACCGCAAGTCCGTGGGAGTGCCCCTGTGATACGACCGGCTGTTGATCTTCCTCCTGGTTATG AAATGCGCACCACCCAGCAAGGACAAGTCTATTTCTACCATATTCCAACCAAAATGTCCACCTGGCATGATCCCCGGATACCGCGAGACTTTGACACGCAAAATATCGCACCGGAAACATTGGGACCCCTGCCGCACGGTTGGGAACAACGGAAGACCGCTTCGGGTCGGGTGTATTTCGTAGATCATAACAACCGAACCACCCAGTTCACCGACCCGCGACTCAATGGACACATCTTGCAAATAATCCGAAAACAAGCACAACCTCCCGCCGGTCAGAGCACTTCCGCTGGGGGATCAGCAACGGCTGGATGCTCTTCGACGAATCAGGTTGTAGCGACTGCCATTAGTTATCTTTCCGGTGCTGGTCCACAGGTATCTAATGGAGCTTTGGGAGCTGTCGCCGGAAGTTCACGGCTAATGATGCCACCGGAAGCGACCGCTTCCGGCAGTAATGGACTGTCTGTG GAACCAACACCGCACCGGGTGCCACCTAACAACATTCCCGATCTACCGCAAGGGTTGCTGGATGGTGCCGAATCACTGCCCAAGTATCGACGGGACCTGGTCGGAAAGATCCGGTCTTTGCGCGTCGAACTGCAAGCCCTGCAGCCCCAGTCAGGTCACTGTCGGCTGGAGGTGTCTCGACAGGAAATCTTTGAGGAGAGCTACAG ACTGATTATGAAAATGCGACCACGGGACATGAGGAAAAGGCTGATGGTCAAGTTTAGAGGCGAAGAAGGCTTGGACTACGGAGGAGTGGCCCGGGAGTGGCTACACCTGCTGTCGCGAGAAATGCTGAATCCCCAGTATGGGTTGTTCCAGTACAGTGGAGACGACCGGTACTCGTTGCAGATCAACCCTGACTCTG GCATAAACCCGGATCACCTGTCGTACTTCCACTTTGTTGGACGAATACTGGGAATCGCTGTGTTTCACAACCACGTGCTAGACGGAGGCTTCACGCTGCCTTTCTACAAGCAGCTGCTAAACAAACCAATCACACTGAACGACATCGAGGATGTTGACCCGGAGCTACATCGGAGTTTGACATGGATGCT AGAAAACAATATCAACGGGGTGATAGACTCGACGTTCAGTGTGGAAAACAATAGCTTTGGGGCACTCAAGGTACACGAACTGAAACCAAATGGTGCTTCGGTGCAGGTTACGGAGGACAACAAACGGGAGTACGTAAAGCTGTACGTAAATTATCGATTTATGCGAGGAATCGAGCAACAATTTTTAGCTTTATCTAaag GATTTGGTGAACTGATACCCAGCCAGCTCCTGCGGCCATTCGAAGAACGAGAACTGGAACTGGTGATCGGCGGTATCAGCAAGATCGATGTGAACGACTGGAAGACGCACACGCGACTGAAGCAGTGCACTCCGGAGACACCGCAGATCATATGGTTTTGGCAG ATTGTGGAATCTTACTCACCGGAGATGCGCGCCCAGTTGCTACAGTTCGTCACCGGTTCCTGCCGGGTACCGCTACAAGGTTTTCGTGCTCTGCAAGGCTCAACAGGAGCCGTGGGACCACGACTCTTCACCATCCATTTGACGGCGGACGCTCCGATTCAAAACCTACCCAAAGCGCACACCTGTTTCAATCGGATAGATCTTCCAATGTACGATTCGTACCAGTTGATGTACGACAAATTGACGCAGGCCGTTGAAGAGACATGTGGATTTGCCGTGGAATAG